A window of the Cloacibacillus sp. An23 genome harbors these coding sequences:
- a CDS encoding acyl-ACP thioesterase domain-containing protein, producing MTELENLLPYSGIDPRGRVKFSVLLEMFQRMADVDASQYGLSVHQLLKHNMTWVLRNYRIELERYPTQESGNIRIKTYAEPYRNLFSLRFFKMWDSHGEFIGSAYTWWVLLDFARQRPIRLDKCDVVRALWDNATGVFPPEVKIPEASAPTLEETWKVRWQDLDMNDHTNHAVYFNWALDTVPDEVPELMEPVLTEAEFLHPVPRTRVRCLTQEIPSEKGRAFLHSIRHIEDDTEYAKLYSRWAEK from the coding sequence ATGACTGAACTTGAAAACCTACTTCCATACAGCGGCATAGACCCGCGCGGGCGCGTCAAATTCTCCGTGCTGCTCGAGATGTTCCAGCGTATGGCGGACGTCGACGCGTCGCAGTACGGCCTATCGGTGCATCAGCTCCTGAAGCACAACATGACGTGGGTGCTGCGCAACTACCGAATAGAGCTTGAGCGGTACCCGACCCAGGAAAGCGGAAACATCCGCATAAAGACATACGCGGAGCCGTACCGCAATCTCTTCTCCCTGCGCTTCTTCAAAATGTGGGACTCGCACGGAGAATTCATCGGTTCCGCCTACACGTGGTGGGTGCTTCTCGACTTCGCGCGCCAGCGCCCGATACGCCTGGACAAATGCGATGTGGTTCGCGCGCTCTGGGACAACGCTACCGGAGTGTTTCCGCCCGAAGTAAAAATCCCCGAGGCGTCGGCTCCGACCCTTGAAGAAACATGGAAAGTCCGCTGGCAGGACCTCGACATGAACGACCACACCAACCACGCCGTCTACTTCAACTGGGCGCTCGACACGGTTCCAGACGAAGTGCCGGAACTCATGGAGCCGGTCCTCACCGAAGCGGAATTCCTCCACCCCGTCCCGAGGACGCGCGTCCGCTGCCTCACGCAGGAAATCCCATCCGAAAAAGGCCGCGCATTCCTCCACTCCATCCGCCATATCGAAGACGACACGGAATACGCGAAGCTGTATTCGCGGTGGGCTGAGAAGTAA
- a CDS encoding PLP-dependent aspartate aminotransferase family protein, translated as MSKFDLSKAGFGTAAIHAGQNPDPVYGALATPIFQTSTYCFETVEEGCGKFSKQIPGFVYSRSGNPTTAALEQKIAFLEGGEACVATASGMGAIGSVLVALLKAGDHVIAGNCVYGCTSFVMHDTLAKFGVSVSFVDTSDLKAVEAAIRPETKIIYFETPTNPTMVITDIGAISELAHKHAIRVVVDNTFAPPPIQYPIKCGADISLHSVTKYLNGHGDVIGGAVVGRADDIALIRGSAMTKLCGSSPSPFNSYLVLRGMQTLELRMARHCANGAALAKWLAANPYVDRVYYPGLDGAQSELIKKQMNGFTGAMISFELKDGVNGMDSFTACKKMINALKLVSIAVSLGDPETLIQHPASMTHGNMSKEDRLAAGISDGLIRLSAGLENTEDLISDFEQAFAAI; from the coding sequence TTGAGCAAATTCGACTTAAGCAAAGCTGGATTCGGCACGGCGGCAATACACGCGGGACAAAACCCCGACCCCGTATACGGCGCGCTGGCGACGCCGATATTCCAGACATCGACCTATTGTTTCGAAACTGTCGAGGAAGGCTGCGGGAAGTTCAGCAAACAGATCCCCGGCTTCGTCTATTCAAGAAGCGGAAACCCCACAACCGCAGCGCTTGAACAGAAAATAGCCTTTCTCGAAGGCGGAGAGGCTTGCGTCGCCACCGCGTCAGGAATGGGGGCAATCGGCTCCGTACTCGTAGCGTTATTAAAGGCCGGCGATCATGTAATAGCGGGCAACTGCGTTTATGGCTGCACGTCTTTCGTCATGCACGACACTTTGGCCAAGTTCGGCGTCTCCGTCTCTTTCGTGGACACGAGCGATCTCAAAGCCGTGGAAGCGGCGATACGCCCGGAGACAAAAATCATCTATTTTGAAACACCGACCAACCCCACAATGGTCATAACCGACATCGGAGCCATCTCGGAACTGGCGCATAAGCACGCGATCCGCGTAGTGGTAGACAACACCTTCGCGCCGCCGCCCATCCAGTACCCGATAAAGTGCGGCGCGGACATCTCGCTCCACAGCGTGACGAAATACCTCAACGGACACGGCGACGTAATCGGCGGCGCTGTAGTGGGAAGGGCCGACGACATCGCGCTGATACGCGGCTCCGCGATGACGAAGCTCTGCGGCTCTTCGCCCAGCCCGTTCAATTCCTACCTTGTGCTGCGCGGTATGCAGACTCTCGAACTGCGTATGGCGCGCCATTGCGCCAACGGCGCGGCGCTGGCTAAATGGCTCGCCGCGAATCCTTACGTCGATCGCGTATACTATCCCGGACTGGACGGCGCGCAGAGCGAACTCATCAAAAAACAGATGAACGGATTCACAGGCGCTATGATCTCGTTCGAGCTTAAAGACGGCGTCAACGGCATGGACAGCTTCACCGCCTGCAAAAAGATGATAAACGCGCTCAAGCTGGTCTCCATAGCCGTCAGCCTCGGCGACCCTGAGACTCTGATACAGCACCCGGCGAGCATGACGCACGGCAATATGTCCAAAGAGGACAGACTCGCCGCAGGAATCAGCGACGGCCTGATCCGCCTTTCCGCCGGCCTTGAGAATACCGAAGACCTGATAAGCGACTTCGAACAGGCCTTCGCGGCGATATAG
- a CDS encoding ABC transporter permease subunit → MEKAVSFIKKYWITIGIYAALVLLYKIIADNGLVNAFLFPKIDLICKAFPADSHTMFLNMLSSFRLLIPSVVVSLVFALGIGTLLGMNKRLREILHPIVYTFSVVPSILLSPFALLLAPSFWAASLFLVVYGTVWATLFATITGIMTIDKRYLDKAATLELHGWKRLTKVILPAASPSILAGFVNSLRSSFVMLVYAEMYGAKYGMGYYVRKYADFGLYDRTWAGFVFMVVVLVVVMQVFEHIKKYMLKWTISQ, encoded by the coding sequence ATGGAAAAAGCAGTCTCGTTCATAAAAAAATACTGGATCACCATAGGCATTTACGCCGCGTTGGTTCTTTTATATAAGATTATCGCCGACAACGGGCTTGTAAACGCCTTCCTTTTCCCGAAGATCGATTTGATATGCAAAGCGTTTCCGGCGGACTCGCATACGATGTTCCTCAACATGCTTTCCTCGTTCAGGCTCCTGATACCGTCCGTCGTCGTTTCGCTCGTCTTCGCTCTCGGCATAGGCACGCTGCTCGGAATGAATAAGAGGCTGCGCGAGATACTTCACCCGATCGTCTACACTTTCAGCGTCGTCCCGTCGATACTTCTCTCGCCGTTCGCGCTGCTTCTCGCACCGAGCTTCTGGGCGGCCTCGCTCTTTCTGGTAGTGTACGGGACCGTATGGGCCACGCTCTTCGCCACTATAACGGGGATAATGACGATAGACAAGCGCTATCTCGACAAGGCTGCGACTCTGGAGCTTCACGGCTGGAAGCGTCTGACGAAGGTCATTCTGCCGGCGGCGAGCCCTTCAATCCTCGCCGGCTTCGTCAACTCGCTGAGAAGTTCGTTCGTCATGCTCGTTTACGCCGAGATGTACGGCGCGAAGTACGGCATGGGATATTACGTCAGAAAATACGCCGATTTCGGGCTTTACGACAGAACGTGGGCCGGCTTCGTCTTCATGGTGGTCGTGCTCGTAGTAGTCATGCAGGTATTCGAACATATCAAAAAGTACATGCTGAAGTGGACGATTTCCCAGTAG
- a CDS encoding ABC transporter permease, with product MSRGWLLRRVASSLVVLAAVLVLNFLLFRLMPGDAVSSIIDPSFSPEAKANLRALYGLDRPLWEQFVIYIKQMLTFSFGLSFMSRRPVWDELLSRLPVTLTLTVSSMFISSLLGTWLGVKAAVNRGKFAEKLVLRASALTSSFPGFFVQLVLLMLFARALPLFPLRGTLSVPPPDGGFALAADYIWHMALPVLSLSLMGFGGWALYVRNLMVRAMGEDFALMARARGLSRQRVVWHAFRTILPPVVTILLMSVPGLVSGAVITESVFSLHGIGTFLLEAISGSDYPSAGAAFYLLALITVSCNLLADIACGLVDPRVRIEGRKE from the coding sequence ATGAGCCGCGGCTGGCTGCTGCGCCGCGTCGCTTCGTCGCTCGTCGTGCTCGCGGCGGTGCTGGTGCTCAACTTCCTGCTCTTCCGCCTGATGCCCGGCGACGCCGTGAGCTCAATAATAGACCCGTCCTTCTCGCCCGAGGCGAAAGCCAACCTTCGCGCGCTCTACGGCCTCGACAGGCCGCTATGGGAGCAGTTCGTCATATACATCAAGCAGATGCTGACGTTCAGCTTCGGACTATCGTTTATGAGCCGCCGCCCGGTCTGGGACGAACTTCTGTCGCGGCTTCCGGTGACGCTCACGCTTACGGTCTCGTCGATGTTTATCTCGTCGCTGCTCGGCACGTGGCTCGGGGTCAAGGCCGCCGTCAACCGCGGCAAATTCGCGGAAAAGCTCGTGCTGCGCGCCAGCGCCCTCACTTCGTCCTTCCCGGGATTTTTCGTGCAGCTCGTGCTGCTGATGCTCTTCGCGCGCGCTCTGCCGCTCTTCCCGCTGCGCGGCACTCTCTCCGTGCCGCCGCCTGACGGCGGCTTCGCTCTCGCGGCGGATTATATATGGCACATGGCGCTGCCGGTGCTGTCGCTTTCTCTGATGGGTTTCGGCGGCTGGGCGCTGTACGTGCGCAACCTGATGGTGCGCGCGATGGGCGAGGATTTCGCGCTGATGGCGCGCGCGCGCGGCCTGTCGCGTCAGCGCGTCGTATGGCACGCATTCCGCACGATTCTGCCGCCCGTCGTGACGATACTGCTGATGTCTGTGCCGGGGCTTGTCTCGGGCGCGGTCATAACGGAATCCGTCTTTTCGCTGCACGGCATCGGCACATTCCTGCTTGAAGCCATTTCCGGCAGCGACTACCCCAGCGCCGGCGCGGCTTTCTACCTTCTCGCGCTGATAACGGTCTCGTGCAATCTGCTCGCCGACATAGCCTGCGGCCTCGTCGATCCGCGCGTGAGAATCGAGGGACGCAAAGAATGA
- a CDS encoding iron-containing alcohol dehydrogenase yields MFADYKFGAGRYFQEKGALSAAGMEAARHGGRAYIIGGPRAMSAVGEKIIKSFRASGVEHETEIYPGYPTEDKIKELAVKLKDRRADVIVGVGGGRVIDAAKAAAGEAGISVITVPTTAATCAAYTPVSPCYFQDGRFDKTLWHENEVAAVIADTDVIAAAPERYIVSGMLDAMAKYVEMANGGIPGFAATPADRHGACHLAKYIFDTLEECAEQAVRDAHARIHTKLLDDVCFINIALTGMVSGMTRGKGQTAAAHAFYNGVRRLFCKEARSFLHGEIVAVGLLSQCAYNSDMKLAAKLRGFMRRLGVPTSLAELGVAETDENLSALFDFMKTARFMQAPGADEELLRESLELTRGERSAQL; encoded by the coding sequence ATGTTTGCGGATTATAAGTTCGGCGCGGGGCGCTATTTCCAAGAAAAAGGCGCTCTTTCCGCAGCCGGAATGGAAGCGGCGAGACACGGCGGACGGGCGTACATAATCGGAGGCCCGCGGGCAATGTCGGCCGTTGGAGAAAAGATTATAAAAAGTTTTCGCGCGTCCGGCGTAGAGCACGAAACAGAAATATATCCAGGATACCCGACGGAGGACAAAATTAAAGAACTCGCCGTGAAGCTGAAGGACAGGCGCGCCGACGTCATAGTAGGCGTGGGCGGAGGGCGAGTCATAGACGCGGCGAAAGCCGCCGCCGGAGAAGCTGGCATAAGCGTAATCACCGTTCCAACAACTGCGGCGACATGCGCGGCGTACACGCCGGTAAGCCCGTGTTACTTTCAAGACGGGAGATTCGACAAAACTCTGTGGCACGAAAACGAAGTGGCGGCAGTCATAGCGGACACCGACGTCATCGCAGCAGCCCCCGAGAGATATATTGTGTCAGGAATGCTTGACGCGATGGCGAAATATGTCGAGATGGCCAACGGCGGAATCCCGGGCTTCGCAGCGACGCCGGCCGACAGGCACGGCGCTTGTCATCTTGCAAAATATATTTTCGATACGCTGGAAGAATGCGCGGAACAGGCCGTGCGAGACGCGCACGCGCGGATTCATACGAAACTTCTCGACGACGTTTGCTTTATCAATATCGCGCTCACAGGCATGGTAAGCGGAATGACCAGAGGAAAGGGACAGACGGCGGCGGCGCACGCGTTCTACAACGGAGTGCGAAGACTGTTCTGCAAAGAGGCGCGCAGTTTCCTTCACGGAGAAATCGTAGCCGTTGGACTGCTGTCGCAGTGCGCATACAATTCGGACATGAAGCTCGCGGCAAAGCTGCGCGGCTTCATGCGCAGGCTGGGCGTTCCGACCTCTCTTGCAGAACTTGGAGTCGCAGAAACAGACGAAAACCTTTCCGCGCTTTTTGACTTCATGAAAACGGCGCGATTCATGCAGGCTCCCGGAGCGGACGAAGAACTGCTGAGGGAGTCTCTGGAACTGACGCGCGGAGAACGGAGCGCGCAGTTATGA
- a CDS encoding ABC transporter ATP-binding protein has translation MEKGKTDGRGENAVAVHDLSFAYEDEKDRLILKDINIDVAPGEFVCLLGQSGCGKSTFLRLIAGLEKPTTGEILAGGVKVDGASLRRGVVFQDYGLFPWMTAGENIMLALTQRYPDRDRSELKKIAVDMLQSVGLDPDVYKKLPKELSGGMKQRCAIAQSFSINPPILLMDEPFGALDAVTRARLQDLIIDLWSKDETKKTVFFVTHDVDEAMLLATRILVFGQSPSSVIYDCQRPHDKRITRETQFDNPEAVKLRNTLIKIINTDVERRMS, from the coding sequence ATGGAGAAAGGAAAAACGGACGGTCGGGGCGAAAACGCCGTAGCCGTACACGACCTCTCCTTTGCCTACGAGGACGAGAAGGACAGGCTCATACTGAAAGACATAAACATCGACGTCGCTCCGGGAGAGTTCGTCTGTCTGCTCGGTCAGTCAGGCTGCGGCAAAAGCACTTTTCTGCGTCTGATCGCCGGTCTGGAAAAGCCGACGACGGGCGAGATACTGGCAGGCGGCGTCAAGGTAGACGGCGCGAGCCTCAGACGCGGCGTCGTCTTTCAGGACTACGGCCTGTTCCCGTGGATGACGGCGGGGGAAAACATCATGCTCGCCCTGACGCAGCGCTACCCGGACAGGGACAGGAGCGAACTGAAGAAAATCGCCGTGGATATGCTTCAGAGCGTTGGCCTCGATCCTGACGTCTACAAAAAACTGCCGAAAGAGCTTTCCGGCGGAATGAAACAGCGCTGCGCGATAGCGCAGTCCTTCAGCATAAATCCGCCTATACTGCTGATGGACGAGCCGTTCGGCGCGCTGGACGCCGTAACGCGCGCCAGGCTCCAGGATCTGATAATAGACCTGTGGTCGAAAGACGAAACGAAAAAAACGGTGTTTTTCGTCACGCACGACGTAGACGAAGCGATGCTTCTCGCAACAAGGATACTGGTATTCGGGCAGTCGCCGAGCAGCGTCATCTACGATTGCCAGCGTCCTCACGACAAACGCATAACAAGAGAAACGCAGTTCGACAACCCGGAGGCCGTCAAGCTGCGCAACACGCTGATAAAAATAATCAATACTGATGTCGAAAGACGCATGTCGTAA
- a CDS encoding ABC transporter substrate-binding protein, protein MKKVLFAALAAAVLAGAGAIAAGAPCWADDKTAKDKPETATIRWARGTSGNGLVTVAKRLGYFKEYGLDVVEINMEDDSGTALVAGTIDVVSNNGTNDPLSAIAAGNDIIIFGGHMLTGCMPIIAQKDTEWKGIESFIGKKIACPPDQFALTGALLKLGHDPLKEAEWMVLPTQSDRVAAVVSGEADFGVIGTGQMYSILNMPNIKIVNFMSDITPNYSCCRLYTRTNFLKENPTTFKLLMKAQLRAQAYYEKNKKEVVKWMAEEIGANEDYVASYMLNEHYRINADPIKDRVIDAWNVLDKTGFLSENAKNIKITDHIDTALYKAALDELMADEKIYSQDKEFYDRQLKFFEENNH, encoded by the coding sequence ATGAAAAAAGTACTGTTCGCGGCGCTCGCCGCAGCCGTACTCGCAGGAGCCGGCGCGATTGCTGCCGGCGCTCCGTGCTGGGCCGACGACAAAACGGCAAAAGACAAACCGGAGACGGCAACGATAAGATGGGCCAGAGGTACGAGCGGCAACGGCCTCGTCACGGTAGCCAAGAGGCTCGGGTACTTCAAAGAATACGGCCTCGACGTCGTTGAGATAAACATGGAAGACGACAGCGGCACTGCGCTCGTTGCAGGAACGATAGACGTCGTTTCCAACAACGGCACGAACGACCCGCTTTCGGCAATAGCCGCCGGCAACGACATAATCATCTTCGGCGGACACATGCTCACCGGATGCATGCCTATAATCGCTCAAAAGGACACTGAGTGGAAAGGCATTGAAAGTTTCATAGGAAAGAAAATCGCATGCCCGCCCGACCAGTTCGCGCTGACCGGCGCTCTGCTGAAACTCGGACACGACCCGCTCAAAGAGGCTGAATGGATGGTGCTCCCGACACAGAGCGACAGAGTCGCTGCGGTCGTCAGCGGCGAAGCAGATTTCGGAGTTATAGGCACGGGGCAGATGTATTCCATACTGAATATGCCGAACATAAAAATCGTGAACTTTATGAGCGATATCACGCCCAACTACTCTTGCTGCCGCCTCTATACCCGCACGAACTTCCTGAAGGAGAATCCGACGACCTTCAAGCTGCTTATGAAGGCTCAGCTTCGCGCTCAGGCCTATTATGAGAAAAACAAAAAAGAAGTCGTCAAGTGGATGGCTGAAGAGATCGGTGCAAACGAAGACTACGTCGCCTCGTATATGCTCAACGAGCACTACCGCATCAACGCCGACCCAATAAAGGACAGAGTGATCGACGCTTGGAACGTTCTCGACAAGACAGGATTCCTCAGCGAGAACGCCAAGAATATTAAGATAACCGACCATATCGACACGGCGCTCTATAAGGCCGCCCTTGACGAACTTATGGCCGATGAGAAGATATATTCGCAGGACAAAGAATTCTACGACAGACAGCTCAAATTCTTTGAGGAGAACAACCACTAA
- a CDS encoding pyridoxal phosphate-dependent aminotransferase translates to MISSRIAKKLGAGAAPIRAAFNEAERQRALYGSDAVYDLSIGNPGAPMDAAVRDAIRETALSMEEHGYMCEAGYEWVRANIAASLSKRFGTPYSAGEIVMTAGAAGALNAVLCALLDAGDEVVVIRPYYPPYVSFIENWGGVPIAADSDLSDFQPDFASLKKKITRRTKAVIVNSPNNPSGAVYTRETAERMSELLKNCGKRYGTDIYLISDEPYRELVYTGEELPVWAEYYGDSLMVYSFSKSLSLAGERIGYAAVSPYSRRAAELTSAIRAAIGVCGYVNAPAFFQGVVGKCADIAPNLNFYTENRRLLYSKLLETGFDAQEPQGAFYIFVKSPLPSERDFIEAAARRHLIFVGGSAFGCPGYARLSFCGKRSVISGAMKALELLAGDCGLRGGL, encoded by the coding sequence ATGATTTCGTCAAGAATCGCAAAAAAACTCGGAGCCGGAGCCGCGCCGATTCGAGCGGCCTTCAACGAGGCCGAACGCCAGCGCGCGTTATACGGCTCGGACGCTGTGTACGACCTGAGCATCGGAAACCCTGGCGCGCCTATGGACGCAGCGGTCAGAGACGCAATCCGAGAGACTGCGTTGAGTATGGAAGAACACGGTTACATGTGCGAAGCCGGTTACGAATGGGTGCGCGCCAACATCGCGGCCTCCCTCAGCAAACGTTTCGGAACTCCGTACAGCGCCGGCGAAATAGTAATGACTGCAGGAGCGGCCGGAGCCCTCAACGCAGTTCTGTGCGCTCTGCTGGACGCAGGCGACGAGGTCGTCGTAATACGTCCATATTACCCGCCTTACGTCTCTTTCATAGAAAACTGGGGCGGCGTGCCCATAGCGGCTGATTCGGATCTGTCAGATTTTCAGCCGGATTTCGCCTCTCTGAAAAAAAAGATAACGCGCAGGACGAAGGCCGTAATAGTAAATTCCCCTAATAATCCGAGCGGCGCGGTCTACACGCGCGAGACTGCGGAGCGAATGAGCGAGCTGCTGAAAAATTGCGGCAAACGATATGGAACGGACATATACCTCATATCAGACGAGCCTTACCGCGAACTGGTATATACAGGCGAGGAGCTTCCCGTGTGGGCTGAATATTATGGAGATAGCTTAATGGTCTATTCGTTCAGCAAGTCTTTATCTCTCGCCGGAGAACGCATCGGTTACGCAGCTGTATCGCCGTATTCGCGCCGCGCGGCGGAACTGACCTCAGCCATACGCGCGGCTATTGGCGTGTGCGGATATGTCAACGCGCCCGCTTTTTTCCAAGGCGTAGTGGGCAAATGCGCCGATATCGCGCCAAATCTTAATTTTTACACCGAAAACCGCCGTCTCTTATATTCCAAACTGCTGGAGACTGGCTTCGATGCGCAGGAGCCGCAAGGCGCGTTTTATATCTTCGTAAAATCGCCTCTTCCCAGCGAGCGCGATTTCATCGAAGCGGCGGCGAGGCGACACCTCATATTCGTAGGGGGAAGCGCTTTCGGCTGCCCGGGATATGCGAGGCTTTCATTCTGCGGGAAGCGTTCCGTAATATCCGGGGCGATGAAGGCGCTTGAACTGCTCGCGGGCGACTGCGGCCTGCGCGGCGGTTTATAG
- a CDS encoding LacI family DNA-binding transcriptional regulator has translation MKVTMQDVAERAGVDKATVSRVLRGDHRISEKTKIKVMESVRALDYKLDRNARNLSTKSSRLVGAVMRDMAAQWAGAFLGGLERAFSNSGYDVIFKTTGGAAARAKRAAEALDGLGAEGVIWCDGENFPSALSMPVLCFGFTREDFHSLALEGDGAPSFETGVLAARLLLKIIAGKPVPGKEIRLKAPEKED, from the coding sequence ATGAAAGTCACTATGCAGGATGTGGCGGAACGCGCGGGGGTGGACAAGGCCACTGTGAGCCGCGTGCTTCGCGGAGACCACAGGATTTCGGAAAAAACAAAGATAAAGGTCATGGAGAGCGTGCGCGCGCTGGACTATAAGCTCGACCGCAACGCGCGCAATCTTTCGACGAAGAGCAGCAGGCTCGTCGGAGCCGTAATGCGCGACATGGCGGCTCAGTGGGCCGGCGCTTTTCTCGGCGGGCTTGAGCGCGCCTTCTCGAACTCTGGCTACGACGTCATATTCAAGACGACCGGCGGCGCGGCGGCGCGGGCGAAGCGCGCTGCGGAGGCGCTTGACGGACTCGGCGCGGAAGGGGTAATCTGGTGCGACGGTGAGAATTTCCCGAGCGCGCTTTCGATGCCGGTTCTATGCTTCGGTTTCACGCGCGAGGATTTCCACTCGCTCGCGCTGGAGGGGGACGGCGCGCCGTCGTTCGAGACGGGCGTGCTCGCGGCTAGGCTCCTGCTTAAAATCATCGCGGGCAAGCCGGTCCCGGGAAAGGAGATACGGCTCAAGGCCCCGGAAAAAGAGGACTGA
- a CDS encoding ABC transporter substrate-binding protein — MLAALAALLLLLAPEARAAERIDVNSIRGPKLEELSMLIITNPDAQILAAEAGELDVLSDVARPSDIDRLGSNPKLNMSLARGMHAFFLLLNNKQFPWDDAAVRRAAAMSVDRGSIVRMIFSGYCEPINSWLPPVSPWALASGARDIYDPEGAARMLEERGYTRDGSGFLRAPDGRPFPKMAILTPLARLAPTTAELAELIADSLTAAGFPAETEPMDFSTMIARLDRKEYSMAVLAWSLGRNPDSLYSFYHSSMDFPGGYNMTGVHDARLDAALERLRFAPDEASARAASDEAQRLLAELVPSVPIYSRISVSAISSGWKNIFTTDKMTADNMWTLLTAEPAGGKMRPLRMLLPEEPRNLNPFTASSAYSWQVLGMIYETMIGTDPYTLEDMPALAESWSVRTEGEGAERHTELVFRLKDGLKWSDGSPLTALDMKASIDFIKDNKLPRFFDSVKNVRKTETPDRLTLRVEMDGVSYWHLDNIGGLPCFPKKALDMISDWQNWDPLGAEAKFGPRGLLGCGPFMLESYKPGEYVMMRRNPHYRLLEGAK; from the coding sequence TTGCTTGCGGCGCTCGCCGCGCTTCTTCTGCTTCTCGCTCCCGAGGCGCGCGCGGCGGAGCGGATTGACGTAAATTCGATAAGGGGGCCGAAGCTCGAGGAGCTTTCGATGCTCATCATCACGAACCCGGACGCGCAGATACTCGCCGCGGAGGCCGGCGAGCTCGACGTGCTGAGCGACGTCGCGCGCCCTTCTGACATAGACCGGCTCGGCTCGAACCCGAAGCTGAACATGTCGCTCGCGCGCGGAATGCACGCGTTCTTCCTTCTTCTAAACAACAAGCAGTTCCCGTGGGACGACGCCGCAGTGCGGCGCGCGGCGGCGATGTCGGTGGACCGCGGCAGCATCGTGCGCATGATCTTCTCCGGCTACTGCGAGCCGATAAATTCATGGCTTCCGCCGGTTTCGCCGTGGGCGCTGGCGAGCGGCGCCAGGGATATATACGACCCCGAGGGGGCGGCGAGGATGCTTGAAGAGCGCGGCTATACACGCGACGGGTCGGGCTTTCTGCGCGCGCCGGACGGACGGCCTTTCCCCAAGATGGCTATTTTGACGCCGCTGGCGCGCCTCGCGCCTACGACGGCGGAGCTCGCCGAGCTTATAGCCGATTCGCTGACGGCGGCCGGATTCCCCGCAGAAACGGAGCCGATGGATTTTTCGACGATGATAGCGAGGCTCGACCGCAAGGAATATTCTATGGCCGTGCTCGCGTGGAGCCTTGGGCGCAACCCGGATTCGCTTTATTCCTTTTATCACAGCTCGATGGATTTCCCGGGCGGCTACAACATGACCGGCGTACACGACGCGCGGCTCGACGCGGCGCTCGAACGGCTGCGCTTCGCTCCCGACGAGGCGTCGGCCCGCGCGGCTTCCGACGAGGCGCAGCGTCTGCTGGCGGAGCTCGTGCCCTCCGTCCCGATTTACAGCCGCATTTCGGTTTCGGCGATTTCAAGCGGATGGAAAAACATTTTCACGACGGACAAGATGACCGCCGACAACATGTGGACACTTCTGACAGCGGAGCCGGCGGGCGGCAAAATGCGCCCGCTGCGTATGCTGCTGCCGGAGGAGCCGCGCAATCTCAATCCGTTCACCGCCTCGTCGGCCTATTCGTGGCAGGTGCTCGGCATGATATACGAGACGATGATAGGCACGGACCCTTACACGCTGGAGGATATGCCGGCTCTGGCCGAATCTTGGAGCGTACGCACGGAGGGCGAGGGCGCGGAGCGCCACACCGAGCTCGTATTCAGGCTGAAGGACGGGCTGAAATGGAGCGACGGCTCGCCGCTCACGGCGCTCGACATGAAGGCTTCGATAGATTTCATAAAAGACAACAAGCTGCCGCGCTTCTTCGACAGCGTCAAGAATGTACGGAAGACGGAGACGCCGGACCGCCTGACGCTGCGCGTAGAGATGGACGGCGTCAGCTACTGGCATCTCGACAACATCGGCGGACTGCCGTGTTTCCCGAAGAAGGCGCTAGACATGATATCCGACTGGCAGAATTGGGACCCGCTCGGAGCGGAAGCTAAATTCGGCCCGCGCGGGCTGCTCGGCTGCGGCCCGTTCATGCTCGAGAGCTACAAGCCGGGCGAGTACGTCATGATGCGCCGCAATCCTCATTACAGGCTTCTGGAGGGCGCGAAATGA